ACAGGGCAATAGAAAGCGGCGTATTTGCCTATATCATGAAACCAATAACAAAAAAAGACCTCCTTCCTGCCATAAGGCTTGCCTTTGCCAGATTTAATGAATTTAAGGCGCTGAAGAGTGAGGTTCTTGACCTGAAAGAGACGATTGAGACAAGAAAGTTTATTGAAAGGGCAAAAGGCATACTCATGAAACGTCTTGGTATTCCTGAGGACGATGCCTTCAAACTCCTGCAGTCTCAATCACAGAAGGAAAACAAAAAAGTTAAAGATATAGCAGAGGCAGTTATAACTGCCAGCAGGTTTATATAGATTAACCCCTCCGGAAAGATTTACGATAGATGTCCGCTTCAAACCCAAAAATAGACCTTGATTTTTGGGGAAACTGGCAAGTTGCCTGTCAGACGAGGCAGCGGACAATTTTTGCGACGAGCCGTATGCTCACCGATACGGTGAGGAGCAAAAATTGTCCGATAACGATGTATGGCAGGCAAATCGC
This region of Deltaproteobacteria bacterium genomic DNA includes:
- a CDS encoding response regulator translates to MSSKTIKKAAMPEAGRVLIADDNAIARNALAAQLETLGFNVVAAAATGEEAVVLYDEFKPDLVILDVKMPKMDGIEAAKIITNRIPIPIILLTGYSSGPLVDRAIESGVFAYIMKPITKKDLLPAIRLAFARFNEFKALKSEVLDLKETIETRKFIERAKGILMKRLGIPEDDAFKLLQSQSQKENKKVKDIAEAVITASRFI